From Argopecten irradians isolate NY chromosome 2, Ai_NY, whole genome shotgun sequence, the proteins below share one genomic window:
- the LOC138314930 gene encoding uncharacterized protein isoform X3 produces the protein MPAIRYKSLPLWAIYAFMAFLILLVIWYLQSPKQEKTESLHSKTKLINKYFNVKKIPQKKDPGFDFMKTIEKMVEEKTAMNDVELVDLIRNYFIHVPSDDDTYNLEEPGNLRFSAGLTSYVDQRLHGQEKLFYIETRAFSGEKESTTLFFEQSRQWSGLLVEPDPVKFETLKRKNRKAYLLNACITDKAYPTKMEMFRPDGTDISKPGSEKFSTFCFPLYSVLLALRQKDITLLTLNFYEVGSQSQTESDLLASLPYDRINITFVAIRNLYSKKIQQGVLDSIMEREGYESQGRLRTDDQWVNDLVFLNKNNHLPVTPFWTTTNIMRAVILFIIIYGIANVVAYKYLFPRLHLYKLAYDLV, from the exons ATGCCAGCAATCCGCTACAAGTCCTTACCATTGTGGGCTATATATGCCTTTATGGCTTTCTTAATTCTGTTGGTGATATGGTATCTTCAATCCCCCAAACAGGAAAAGACAGAATCATTGCATTCTAAAACTAAActgattaataaatattttaatgtgaaGAAAATTCCTCAAAAGAAAGACCCAGGATTTGACTTTATGAAGACTATTGAGAAGATGGTTGAAGAAAAGACTGCAATGAATGATGTTGAACTTGTTGACCTAATTAGGAATTATTTCATACATGTTCCATCTGATGATGATACTTATAATTTAGAGGAACCAGGTAACCTGCGGTTTTCAGCAGGGTTGACATCATATGTGGATCAAAGACTTCATGGCCAG GAGAAACTATTTTACATAGAGACGCGAGCATTTTCAGGAGAGAAGGAATCTACCACATTGTTCTTTGAGCAGAGCCGGCAGTGGTCAGGACTTCTAGTCGAGCCAGACCCAGTAAAGTTTGAAACATTGAAGAGAAAAAATCGCAAAGCATACTTACTCAATGCTTGTATTACTGACAAAGCCTATCCAACAAAG ATGGAAATGTTTAGACCAGATGGTACGGACATAAGCAAGCCTGGTTCAGAAAAATTCTCCACGTTCTGTTTTCCTCTGTACTCCGTCCTTCTGGCACTCAGGCAGAAGGATATCACACTCCTCACCTTAAACTTCTATGAAGTTGGCAGTCAAAGCCAGACTGAGAGCGATTTGTTGGCGTCACTACCATACGACAGGATAAACATTACTTTTGTAGCTATACGCAACTTATACTCCAAGAAAATTCAACAGGGAGTGTTGGACTCGATAATGGAGCGGGAAGGATATGAGTCTCAAGGTCGGTTACGAACAGATGACCAGTGGGTGAACGATTTGGTATTtctcaacaaaaacaaccaTCTGCCTGTCACACCTTTCTGGACTACAACAAACATTATGCGTGCTGTGATtctgtttattattatatatggtATAGCTAATGTTGTAGCCTACAAGTATTTGTTTCCTAGACTCCATCTATACAAACTTGCCTATGACTTAGTATGA
- the LOC138314930 gene encoding uncharacterized protein isoform X2 yields MASLGTSRMCFTIKVSNIREIPIDLEFFTTNSTLIQSKRITKFDLRVKQFVARKDQATHPISAMPAIRYKSLPLWAIYAFMAFLILLVIWYLQSPKQEKTESLHSKTKLINKYFNVKKIPQKKDPGFDFMKTIEKMVEEKTAMNDVELVDLIRNYFIHVPSDDDTYNLEEPGNLRFSAGLTSYVDQRLHGQEKLFYIETRAFSGEKESTTLFFEQSRQWSGLLVEPDPVKFETLKRKNRKAYLLNACITDKAYPTKMEMFRPDGTDISKPGSEKFSTFCFPLYSVLLALRQKDITLLTLNFYEVGSQSQTESDLLASLPYDRINITFVAIRNLYSKKIQQGVLDSIMEREGYESQGRLRTDDQWVNDLVFLNKNNHLPVTPFWTTTNIMRAVILFIIIYGIANVVAYKYLFPRLHLYKLAYDLV; encoded by the exons ATGGCGTCACTCGGAACTTCTCGGATGTGTTTTACAATTAAAGTGAGTAACATTCGAGAAATTCCGATAGATTTGGAGTTCTTCACAACAAATTCAACAC TCATACAGTCGAAAAGGATCACCAAGTTCGATCTTCGGGTCAAACAGTTTGTTGCAAGGAAGGATCAAGCAACACATCCTATCAGCGCCATGCCAGCAATCCGCTACAAGTCCTTACCATTGTGGGCTATATATGCCTTTATGGCTTTCTTAATTCTGTTGGTGATATGGTATCTTCAATCCCCCAAACAGGAAAAGACAGAATCATTGCATTCTAAAACTAAActgattaataaatattttaatgtgaaGAAAATTCCTCAAAAGAAAGACCCAGGATTTGACTTTATGAAGACTATTGAGAAGATGGTTGAAGAAAAGACTGCAATGAATGATGTTGAACTTGTTGACCTAATTAGGAATTATTTCATACATGTTCCATCTGATGATGATACTTATAATTTAGAGGAACCAGGTAACCTGCGGTTTTCAGCAGGGTTGACATCATATGTGGATCAAAGACTTCATGGCCAG GAGAAACTATTTTACATAGAGACGCGAGCATTTTCAGGAGAGAAGGAATCTACCACATTGTTCTTTGAGCAGAGCCGGCAGTGGTCAGGACTTCTAGTCGAGCCAGACCCAGTAAAGTTTGAAACATTGAAGAGAAAAAATCGCAAAGCATACTTACTCAATGCTTGTATTACTGACAAAGCCTATCCAACAAAG ATGGAAATGTTTAGACCAGATGGTACGGACATAAGCAAGCCTGGTTCAGAAAAATTCTCCACGTTCTGTTTTCCTCTGTACTCCGTCCTTCTGGCACTCAGGCAGAAGGATATCACACTCCTCACCTTAAACTTCTATGAAGTTGGCAGTCAAAGCCAGACTGAGAGCGATTTGTTGGCGTCACTACCATACGACAGGATAAACATTACTTTTGTAGCTATACGCAACTTATACTCCAAGAAAATTCAACAGGGAGTGTTGGACTCGATAATGGAGCGGGAAGGATATGAGTCTCAAGGTCGGTTACGAACAGATGACCAGTGGGTGAACGATTTGGTATTtctcaacaaaaacaaccaTCTGCCTGTCACACCTTTCTGGACTACAACAAACATTATGCGTGCTGTGATtctgtttattattatatatggtATAGCTAATGTTGTAGCCTACAAGTATTTGTTTCCTAGACTCCATCTATACAAACTTGCCTATGACTTAGTATGA
- the LOC138314930 gene encoding uncharacterized protein isoform X1 — protein sequence MASLGTSRMCFTIKVSNIREIPIDLEFFTTNSTRKKFIQSKRITKFDLRVKQFVARKDQATHPISAMPAIRYKSLPLWAIYAFMAFLILLVIWYLQSPKQEKTESLHSKTKLINKYFNVKKIPQKKDPGFDFMKTIEKMVEEKTAMNDVELVDLIRNYFIHVPSDDDTYNLEEPGNLRFSAGLTSYVDQRLHGQEKLFYIETRAFSGEKESTTLFFEQSRQWSGLLVEPDPVKFETLKRKNRKAYLLNACITDKAYPTKMEMFRPDGTDISKPGSEKFSTFCFPLYSVLLALRQKDITLLTLNFYEVGSQSQTESDLLASLPYDRINITFVAIRNLYSKKIQQGVLDSIMEREGYESQGRLRTDDQWVNDLVFLNKNNHLPVTPFWTTTNIMRAVILFIIIYGIANVVAYKYLFPRLHLYKLAYDLV from the exons ATGGCGTCACTCGGAACTTCTCGGATGTGTTTTACAATTAAAGTGAGTAACATTCGAGAAATTCCGATAGATTTGGAGTTCTTCACAACAAATTCAACACGTAAGAAAT TCATACAGTCGAAAAGGATCACCAAGTTCGATCTTCGGGTCAAACAGTTTGTTGCAAGGAAGGATCAAGCAACACATCCTATCAGCGCCATGCCAGCAATCCGCTACAAGTCCTTACCATTGTGGGCTATATATGCCTTTATGGCTTTCTTAATTCTGTTGGTGATATGGTATCTTCAATCCCCCAAACAGGAAAAGACAGAATCATTGCATTCTAAAACTAAActgattaataaatattttaatgtgaaGAAAATTCCTCAAAAGAAAGACCCAGGATTTGACTTTATGAAGACTATTGAGAAGATGGTTGAAGAAAAGACTGCAATGAATGATGTTGAACTTGTTGACCTAATTAGGAATTATTTCATACATGTTCCATCTGATGATGATACTTATAATTTAGAGGAACCAGGTAACCTGCGGTTTTCAGCAGGGTTGACATCATATGTGGATCAAAGACTTCATGGCCAG GAGAAACTATTTTACATAGAGACGCGAGCATTTTCAGGAGAGAAGGAATCTACCACATTGTTCTTTGAGCAGAGCCGGCAGTGGTCAGGACTTCTAGTCGAGCCAGACCCAGTAAAGTTTGAAACATTGAAGAGAAAAAATCGCAAAGCATACTTACTCAATGCTTGTATTACTGACAAAGCCTATCCAACAAAG ATGGAAATGTTTAGACCAGATGGTACGGACATAAGCAAGCCTGGTTCAGAAAAATTCTCCACGTTCTGTTTTCCTCTGTACTCCGTCCTTCTGGCACTCAGGCAGAAGGATATCACACTCCTCACCTTAAACTTCTATGAAGTTGGCAGTCAAAGCCAGACTGAGAGCGATTTGTTGGCGTCACTACCATACGACAGGATAAACATTACTTTTGTAGCTATACGCAACTTATACTCCAAGAAAATTCAACAGGGAGTGTTGGACTCGATAATGGAGCGGGAAGGATATGAGTCTCAAGGTCGGTTACGAACAGATGACCAGTGGGTGAACGATTTGGTATTtctcaacaaaaacaaccaTCTGCCTGTCACACCTTTCTGGACTACAACAAACATTATGCGTGCTGTGATtctgtttattattatatatggtATAGCTAATGTTGTAGCCTACAAGTATTTGTTTCCTAGACTCCATCTATACAAACTTGCCTATGACTTAGTATGA